The Brachyhypopomus gauderio isolate BG-103 chromosome 2, BGAUD_0.2, whole genome shotgun sequence genome contains a region encoding:
- the luc7l3 gene encoding luc7-like protein 3 isoform X2, protein MLSAAQLLDELMGRDRNLAPDEKRSNVRWDHETVCKYYLCGFCPAELFTNTRSDLGPCEKIHDENLRKMYEKSSRFMKEGYERDFLRYLQSLLAEVERRIRRGHARLALSQAQQASGGPGPSGKNEEKAQVLTEKIEELVVQIEELGSEGRVEEAQGMMKLVEQLKEEREQLSSTPSTIESFAAQEKQMEVCEVCGAFLIVGDAQSRVDDHLMGKQHMGYAKIKSTVEELKEKLRRRSEDLDKDDRGRREREREDREREREEREKKRKEEEEQREKEREKERERERERERERERERERERERERERDRERERERRGRRSHSHSRHSGRRSRSRDRRRSSRSRERDRRRSRSRDRERRHSREHSDRKRRSRSRDRRRSRSSERKSHRHRSRSRDRDRDRDKDREKDRSAREKEHKDTEEKRSSGRGSGDERPGEPMEARPPPVEVNGTAEDLHSEGDTQSN, encoded by the exons ATGCTCTCCGCAGCCCAACTACTCGACGAGTTAATGGGCCGAGACAGAAACTTGGCCCCGGATGAAAAGCGCTCCAACGTACGATGGGACCACGAGACG GTCTGCAAGTATTATCTGTGTGGCTTTTGTCCAGCCGAACTGTTCACCAACACCCGCTCCGACTTGG GTCCTTGTGAAAAGATTCATGATGAAAACCTGAGGAAAAT GTATGAGAAGAGCTCCCGCTTCATGAAGGAAGGTTATGAGCGAGACTTCCTGAGATATCTGCAGAGTCTCCTGGCTGAGGTGGAACGCCGGATCCGGAGAGGCCATGCCAGACTGGCACTATCGCAGGCCCAACAGGCCTCTGGG GGACCTGGACCATCTGGGAAGAATGAGGAGAAGGCCCAGGTGCTCACAGAGAAGATTGAGGAACTAGTTGTCCAG ATTGAAGAGCTGGGTTCTGAAGGCCGTGTGGAGGAAGCTCAAGGCATGATGAAACTGGTGGAGCAGTTGAAGGAGGAACGGGAGCAGCTCAGCTCAACACCTTCC ACCATCGAGAGCTTTGCTGCTCAGGAGAAGcagatggaggtgtgtgaggtgtgcggCGCATTCCTCATCGTTGGTGATGCTCAGTCCAGAGTGGACGACCATCTAATGGGCAAACAGCACATGGGCTACGCCAAGATCAAGTCCACCGTGGAGGAGCTCAAG GAGAAACTGCGTCGGCGCTCAGAGGACCTGGACAAAGATGACCGGGGGAGGAGAGAGCGTGAGAGGGAGGACCGGGAGCGCGAAAGGGAGGAGCGCGAGAAGAAGCgcaaagaggaggaggagcagcgggaaaaagagagggagaaagagcgcgagagggagagagagcgggaacgagagagagagcgggagcgGGAACGAGAGCGCGAGAGAGAACGAGAGCGGGACCGAGAGCGAGAACGCGAGAGGCGTGGCCgtcgcagccactcccacagccGCCACTCCGGCCGCAGGAGCCGCTCCCgggacaggaggaggagcagcaggAGCAGGGAGCGtgacaggaggaggagccg GAGCCGTGACCGAGAGAGACGGCACAGCAGGGAGCACTCGGACAGGAAGAGGCGGTCCCGCAGCCGAGACAGGAGGAGGTCCCGCAGCTCTGAGCGCAAGAGTCATCGGCACCGCAGCCGTAGTCGGGACagggaccgggacagagacaaagacagagagaaggaccGATCTGCCAGAGAAAAAG AGCACAAGGAcacagaagagaagagaagcagTGGGAGGGGCTCAGGTGACGAGCGGCCCGGCGAGCCAATGGAGGCTCGGCCTCCACCAGTAGAGGTGAATGGCACCGCTGAAGACCTCCATTCTGAAGGTGACACTCAGTCCAATTAA
- the luc7l3 gene encoding luc7-like protein 3 isoform X1, with protein sequence MLSAAQLLDELMGRDRNLAPDEKRSNVRWDHETVCKYYLCGFCPAELFTNTRSDLGPCEKIHDENLRKMYEKSSRFMKEGYERDFLRYLQSLLAEVERRIRRGHARLALSQAQQASGGPGPSGKNEEKAQVLTEKIEELVVQIEELGSEGRVEEAQGMMKLVEQLKEEREQLSSTPSTIESFAAQEKQMEVCEVCGAFLIVGDAQSRVDDHLMGKQHMGYAKIKSTVEELKVREEKLRRRSEDLDKDDRGRREREREDREREREEREKKRKEEEEQREKEREKERERERERERERERERERERERERERDRERERERRGRRSHSHSRHSGRRSRSRDRRRSSRSRERDRRRSRSRDRERRHSREHSDRKRRSRSRDRRRSRSSERKSHRHRSRSRDRDRDRDKDREKDRSAREKEHKDTEEKRSSGRGSGDERPGEPMEARPPPVEVNGTAEDLHSEGDTQSN encoded by the exons ATGCTCTCCGCAGCCCAACTACTCGACGAGTTAATGGGCCGAGACAGAAACTTGGCCCCGGATGAAAAGCGCTCCAACGTACGATGGGACCACGAGACG GTCTGCAAGTATTATCTGTGTGGCTTTTGTCCAGCCGAACTGTTCACCAACACCCGCTCCGACTTGG GTCCTTGTGAAAAGATTCATGATGAAAACCTGAGGAAAAT GTATGAGAAGAGCTCCCGCTTCATGAAGGAAGGTTATGAGCGAGACTTCCTGAGATATCTGCAGAGTCTCCTGGCTGAGGTGGAACGCCGGATCCGGAGAGGCCATGCCAGACTGGCACTATCGCAGGCCCAACAGGCCTCTGGG GGACCTGGACCATCTGGGAAGAATGAGGAGAAGGCCCAGGTGCTCACAGAGAAGATTGAGGAACTAGTTGTCCAG ATTGAAGAGCTGGGTTCTGAAGGCCGTGTGGAGGAAGCTCAAGGCATGATGAAACTGGTGGAGCAGTTGAAGGAGGAACGGGAGCAGCTCAGCTCAACACCTTCC ACCATCGAGAGCTTTGCTGCTCAGGAGAAGcagatggaggtgtgtgaggtgtgcggCGCATTCCTCATCGTTGGTGATGCTCAGTCCAGAGTGGACGACCATCTAATGGGCAAACAGCACATGGGCTACGCCAAGATCAAGTCCACCGTGGAGGAGCTCAAGGTGAGAGAA GAGAAACTGCGTCGGCGCTCAGAGGACCTGGACAAAGATGACCGGGGGAGGAGAGAGCGTGAGAGGGAGGACCGGGAGCGCGAAAGGGAGGAGCGCGAGAAGAAGCgcaaagaggaggaggagcagcgggaaaaagagagggagaaagagcgcgagagggagagagagcgggaacgagagagagagcgggagcgGGAACGAGAGCGCGAGAGAGAACGAGAGCGGGACCGAGAGCGAGAACGCGAGAGGCGTGGCCgtcgcagccactcccacagccGCCACTCCGGCCGCAGGAGCCGCTCCCgggacaggaggaggagcagcaggAGCAGGGAGCGtgacaggaggaggagccg GAGCCGTGACCGAGAGAGACGGCACAGCAGGGAGCACTCGGACAGGAAGAGGCGGTCCCGCAGCCGAGACAGGAGGAGGTCCCGCAGCTCTGAGCGCAAGAGTCATCGGCACCGCAGCCGTAGTCGGGACagggaccgggacagagacaaagacagagagaaggaccGATCTGCCAGAGAAAAAG AGCACAAGGAcacagaagagaagagaagcagTGGGAGGGGCTCAGGTGACGAGCGGCCCGGCGAGCCAATGGAGGCTCGGCCTCCACCAGTAGAGGTGAATGGCACCGCTGAAGACCTCCATTCTGAAGGTGACACTCAGTCCAATTAA